In one Nitrospirota bacterium genomic region, the following are encoded:
- the rpmH gene encoding 50S ribosomal protein L34 translates to MGTYTTYNPHKSRRKKTHGFLTRMSTQAGRRIIKNRRAKGRKRLAG, encoded by the coding sequence ATGGGCACGTATACTACCTATAATCCACATAAAAGCAGAAGGAAGAAGACCCACGGTTTCCTGACGCGGATGAGCACCCAGGCGGGCAGGAGGATTATCAAGAACCGGCGGGCCAAGGGAAGAAAGCGCCTTGCAGGATAG
- the yidD gene encoding membrane protein insertion efficiency factor YidD gives MKTLLIALLKAYRYLISPLLPPRCRFTPSCSEYSLEAVRKYGALKGSWLTARRLLKCHPFHAGGYDPVK, from the coding sequence GTGAAGACGCTGCTCATAGCCTTGCTCAAGGCATACCGTTATCTGATTTCTCCGCTGTTGCCGCCGCGTTGCCGGTTTACGCCTTCCTGTTCCGAGTACTCCCTGGAGGCAGTGCGGAAATACGGCGCTCTCAAGGGCAGCTGGCTGACTGCACGGCGCCTCTTGAAGTGCCACCCTTTTCATGCGGGCGGATACGACCCGGTGAAATAA
- the mnmE gene encoding tRNA uridine-5-carboxymethylaminomethyl(34) synthesis GTPase MnmE — MNSLDDTIAAVSTPPGEGGIGIVRLSGRDALALAGRVFVSPRGKPLTGTRSHTILHGFAVNPADGARIDEVLVTVMRAPATYTREDVVEINCHGGIVPLRAVLQALLDAGARLAEPGEFTKRAFLNGRIDLIQAEAVIDVIRAKTETAERIAQQQLEGRLSRRIAALRERVTELCAHVEAYIDFPEDEIEPLPASALLGAMAEIEAELAGLSQGYAEGKFFREGVSAAIVGKPNVGKSSLLNALLEKDRAIVTEIPGTTRDVIEDVLNIKGLPLRIMDTAGIRETHNLAEQEGVKRSVKAIEGADLVIAVLDAGRELDDADREVLDRIARKRAMVVVNKCDILSPRFAFTGYPGDAVRVSALTGEGIEAVRQRIYELCIASGSGHDREDLLVTNLRHKHALDRALQSLAEARQALETHLPLEVVALFLRESLDHLGGIIGAVTTEDILERIFSAFCIGK, encoded by the coding sequence ATGAACTCTCTCGATGACACCATAGCAGCCGTATCGACGCCGCCCGGAGAAGGAGGCATCGGCATTGTGCGCCTGAGCGGCAGGGACGCCCTCGCGCTTGCCGGAAGGGTCTTCGTATCGCCGCGGGGAAAGCCGCTCACCGGGACGCGGTCCCATACGATCCTGCACGGCTTCGCGGTTAATCCGGCCGACGGCGCGCGTATCGACGAGGTGCTCGTCACGGTAATGCGCGCCCCCGCCACCTATACCCGCGAGGATGTGGTCGAGATCAACTGCCACGGCGGCATCGTGCCCCTCAGGGCGGTGCTCCAGGCGCTGCTCGATGCGGGCGCGCGGCTCGCCGAGCCGGGGGAGTTCACGAAGCGCGCTTTTCTGAACGGCAGGATCGATCTCATTCAAGCCGAGGCAGTGATCGACGTGATACGGGCGAAGACGGAAACAGCGGAGCGGATCGCCCAGCAGCAGCTCGAGGGAAGGCTCTCCCGGCGCATCGCGGCGCTCCGGGAGAGGGTCACGGAGCTCTGCGCCCATGTCGAGGCGTATATCGATTTCCCCGAAGACGAGATAGAACCGCTCCCGGCCTCCGCGCTGCTCGGCGCCATGGCAGAAATAGAGGCTGAGCTGGCGGGGCTCTCGCAGGGGTATGCCGAGGGCAAGTTCTTCAGGGAGGGCGTCTCCGCAGCCATCGTCGGCAAGCCGAACGTCGGCAAATCGTCGCTGCTCAATGCGCTGCTCGAAAAAGACCGGGCGATCGTGACCGAGATCCCGGGTACTACAAGAGATGTCATCGAAGATGTCCTGAACATCAAGGGCCTTCCCCTCAGGATCATGGATACCGCCGGTATACGGGAGACGCACAACCTCGCCGAACAGGAGGGAGTGAAGCGGAGCGTGAAGGCGATCGAGGGGGCCGATCTCGTCATCGCCGTGCTCGATGCGGGCAGGGAGCTCGATGATGCCGACAGAGAGGTGCTCGACCGGATAGCTCGGAAGCGGGCGATGGTAGTGGTCAACAAATGCGACATCCTGTCGCCGCGCTTTGCCTTCACCGGATATCCCGGCGACGCCGTGAGGGTATCGGCGCTCACCGGAGAGGGCATCGAGGCGGTCAGGCAGCGCATCTATGAGCTCTGCATCGCTTCCGGCAGCGGGCACGACCGGGAAGACCTCCTGGTGACCAACCTGCGCCACAAGCACGCCCTCGACCGGGCGCTCCAGTCCCTCGCTGAGGCGCGGCAGGCGCTGGAGACTCACCTGCCGCTCGAGGTCGTCGCTCTCTTCCTCCGGGAATCGCTCGACCATCTGGGCGGCATCATCGGCGCAGTGACCACCGAGGATATCCTGGAGAGGATCTTCAGCGCATTCTGCATCGGGAAGTAA
- the yidC gene encoding membrane protein insertase YidC, with amino-acid sequence MDKRTLLAIALSMAILLGYQYLFVTPTPPPAPDKQAAQAPAKETPAASAAPAAVSPGPPGAVSGPEKEVIVENNLYRAVLTSRGGTIKSFTLKQYKDKSGNPITLKGNEGAAPLALGTSEDFQLAAVNFSVSGSDIRLDPSAPTGSLIFEYASGDQVIRRTYVFYHDKYGFDLKDEVKGLPSYWITPGRDFGIYAREDGAHAGPVILRDAERMEFTVKDVRDARSFREGIKWIAQEDKYFFSSIVPRSPVEEARVWSSNNDALAALKMPAGVNSYFVYTGPKELGRLKDLGMGLEHIVDFGFFSILARPLFWVLMLLFDLTKNYGVAIILLTILLRIPFIPLINKSQESMKKLQDIQPKMAAIREQYKNDPQRMQRELMELYKKNKVNPVGGCLPMLLQVPFFFALYQVLNTAIELRNAPFMLWINDLAAKDPYFILPIIMGATMVIQQKMTPSTMDPTQQKIMLLMPVVFTFMFLSFPSGLVLYWLVNNVLSIAQQFYINRKLKTQPA; translated from the coding sequence ATGGATAAAAGAACACTCCTTGCCATCGCGCTCTCCATGGCGATACTGCTGGGCTACCAGTATCTTTTTGTAACCCCTACGCCGCCGCCTGCTCCGGACAAGCAGGCCGCACAGGCTCCGGCTAAAGAGACCCCGGCAGCGTCTGCAGCGCCGGCTGCCGTTTCTCCCGGTCCTCCCGGAGCCGTATCGGGCCCCGAGAAAGAGGTCATTGTAGAGAACAATCTTTACCGGGCCGTGCTGACATCGCGGGGCGGCACTATAAAGAGCTTTACGCTGAAGCAGTACAAGGACAAAAGCGGCAACCCGATTACCCTCAAGGGCAACGAGGGCGCTGCGCCGCTCGCGCTCGGCACGAGCGAGGATTTTCAGCTCGCTGCGGTCAACTTCTCGGTAAGCGGGAGCGATATCCGCCTCGACCCTTCGGCGCCGACGGGCTCGCTCATTTTCGAATACGCTTCAGGAGACCAGGTCATCCGCAGGACCTATGTCTTTTACCACGATAAATACGGCTTCGACCTGAAGGATGAGGTGAAGGGGCTGCCTTCCTACTGGATCACGCCGGGCAGGGATTTCGGCATCTACGCACGCGAGGACGGCGCGCATGCCGGGCCCGTGATCCTGCGCGATGCCGAGCGGATGGAGTTCACCGTAAAGGATGTGAGGGATGCGCGGAGCTTCAGGGAGGGCATAAAATGGATCGCCCAGGAGGATAAGTACTTCTTCTCCTCCATCGTGCCGCGCTCACCCGTCGAGGAGGCGAGGGTCTGGAGCAGCAATAACGACGCCCTGGCAGCGCTGAAGATGCCGGCAGGGGTAAACAGCTACTTCGTCTATACAGGACCGAAGGAGCTCGGCCGGCTGAAGGACCTCGGCATGGGCCTCGAGCACATCGTCGACTTCGGTTTCTTCTCGATCCTGGCGAGACCGCTCTTCTGGGTCCTGATGCTCCTCTTCGATCTTACGAAGAACTACGGCGTGGCGATCATCCTTCTCACGATCCTTCTGAGGATTCCCTTCATCCCGCTCATCAACAAGAGCCAGGAGTCGATGAAAAAGCTGCAGGACATACAGCCCAAGATGGCGGCAATCCGGGAGCAGTACAAGAACGACCCGCAGCGGATGCAGCGCGAGCTCATGGAGCTGTACAAGAAGAACAAGGTGAACCCGGTAGGCGGCTGCCTCCCCATGCTGCTCCAGGTGCCCTTCTTTTTCGCCCTCTACCAGGTCCTGAATACCGCCATCGAGCTGCGGAACGCGCCGTTCATGCTCTGGATCAACGATCTGGCGGCCAAGGACCCCTACTTCATACTGCCCATCATCATGGGCGCGACCATGGTGATACAGCAGAAGATGACGCCGTCGACCATGGACCCGACGCAGCAGAAGATCATGCTGCTCATGCCGGTGGTGTTCACCTTCATGTTCCTCAGCTTCCCCTCGGGGCTCGTCCTCTACTGGCTGGTGAACAACGTGCTGAGCATCGCCCAGCAGTTCTACATCAACCGGAAGCTGAAAACCCAGCCCGCGTAA
- a CDS encoding MogA/MoaB family molybdenum cofactor biosynthesis protein, translating into MITVAVLTLSDKGSRGERADASGPAIAEALKDLAEVKHYDVLPDEREMIRDKLMEYVNKVDLVLTTGGTGLSPRDVTPEATREVIEREVPGIAEAMRREGLKKTNRSMLSRAVAGVRGATLIINLPGSPAAVRENLAVIIEVLPHAIEKIKGDAGECAR; encoded by the coding sequence ATGATAACGGTTGCAGTGCTTACTCTCAGCGATAAGGGTTCCCGGGGAGAACGGGCCGATGCGAGCGGCCCTGCGATCGCCGAAGCGCTTAAAGATCTTGCCGAGGTAAAGCATTACGATGTCCTGCCCGATGAGCGGGAGATGATACGGGATAAGCTCATGGAGTATGTCAATAAGGTCGATCTCGTTCTTACGACCGGCGGCACCGGACTCTCGCCGCGCGACGTCACGCCCGAGGCGACACGGGAGGTCATCGAGCGGGAGGTCCCCGGCATTGCCGAGGCGATGCGGAGGGAAGGTCTGAAAAAGACGAACCGGTCCATGCTCTCCCGGGCGGTTGCCGGTGTGCGGGGAGCGACGCTGATCATCAACCTGCCGGGCAGCCCTGCCGCGGTGCGGGAGAACCTGGCGGTCATCATCGAGGTGCTGCCCCATGCAATCGAAAAGATCAAGGGAGATGCCGGAGAGTGCGCACGGTAA
- a CDS encoding cytochrome c biogenesis protein CcdA, whose product MRTVSGLSAILCSLLILIGFGPAATAEAPEDILAVTPYYATGEIAAGSPFTLALQVRLKQGWHVNSNTPSGAFSIPSELVLDAVPGIGIERIVFPPHVVKQLTKTGEKSELFEGTFYVAIHGRADAGLQPGNYAVNGSFRYQGCNEVTCLPPAEKTVAFTLQVVPAGASVKEVNPGIFSNITASGAVVAAGEKADDSISRSIAEKGLLLTLLLIFLGGLALNLTPCVYPLIPITVSYFGSQQHRGKGVLNAAAYVCGIALTYSVLGTVAALTGGMLGSLLTSPVTIVVIAGIMVGLSLSMFGLYEIRVPRFLMNMAGGEARGGALGALIMGLSMGVIAAPCIGPFVIGLLTYVATLGSPVKGFLMFFVLSLGLGLPYLILGLFSSRISSLPRSGEWMIGVKKIFGFILITMAVYFLNPLLSAPWYRILFSGSLFFGGFWLLVIDRSGEGRRGFHAFKAVVAIAMIVAATWFIKPEPEAAARLPWQPYSAEQLAGAREAGTPVVIDFYADWCIPCKELDEFTFTDPRLQKYAGQFIFLKVDLTSDASEQTKRLKQQYAIKGVPTIVFLNPAGAEMAELRLTGFEEAEQFAARLERARGGG is encoded by the coding sequence GTGCGCACGGTAAGCGGCCTTTCAGCCATACTCTGCAGCCTGCTCATCCTCATCGGCTTTGGACCTGCTGCGACTGCTGAAGCACCCGAAGATATCCTCGCCGTAACCCCCTACTACGCCACCGGCGAGATCGCTGCGGGCAGCCCCTTCACGCTGGCGCTGCAGGTGCGTCTCAAACAGGGCTGGCACGTGAACAGCAATACACCGTCCGGCGCGTTCTCGATTCCCTCCGAGCTCGTCCTCGACGCCGTACCGGGGATCGGCATCGAGAGGATCGTCTTTCCCCCTCACGTCGTAAAACAACTGACCAAGACCGGCGAAAAGAGCGAGCTCTTCGAGGGGACGTTTTACGTGGCTATTCACGGAAGGGCCGATGCTGGTCTCCAACCGGGGAACTATGCAGTGAACGGGAGCTTCCGCTACCAGGGATGCAACGAGGTCACCTGCCTGCCGCCCGCGGAGAAGACGGTCGCTTTTACGCTGCAGGTAGTGCCCGCGGGAGCGAGCGTCAAGGAGGTCAATCCCGGTATCTTTTCGAATATCACCGCCTCGGGAGCAGTCGTTGCCGCCGGAGAGAAAGCGGACGATTCCATCTCGCGCTCCATCGCCGAAAAAGGGCTCCTCCTCACGCTGCTGCTCATCTTCCTGGGCGGCCTTGCGCTGAATCTCACGCCCTGCGTCTATCCGCTCATTCCGATTACGGTCAGCTACTTCGGCTCCCAGCAGCATAGGGGCAAGGGGGTGCTTAATGCGGCAGCGTATGTGTGCGGGATTGCGCTCACCTATTCGGTGCTCGGTACCGTCGCTGCGCTTACCGGAGGCATGCTCGGCTCGCTGCTGACCAGCCCGGTTACCATCGTGGTCATCGCCGGTATCATGGTCGGCCTTTCGCTCAGCATGTTCGGCCTCTACGAGATACGGGTGCCCCGCTTCCTGATGAACATGGCGGGCGGCGAGGCGCGCGGCGGCGCGCTGGGGGCGCTGATCATGGGGCTCTCGATGGGCGTTATCGCCGCTCCCTGCATCGGCCCCTTCGTGATCGGGCTCCTGACCTATGTGGCGACCCTCGGGAGCCCGGTAAAAGGCTTCCTTATGTTCTTCGTCCTCTCCCTCGGATTGGGCCTCCCCTATCTCATCCTGGGCCTGTTCTCGAGCAGGATCAGCTCCCTGCCCCGGTCGGGAGAGTGGATGATCGGGGTGAAAAAGATATTCGGGTTCATCCTGATCACCATGGCGGTCTACTTTCTCAATCCGCTCCTGAGCGCCCCGTGGTACCGCATCCTCTTCTCCGGCTCGCTCTTCTTCGGCGGTTTCTGGCTCCTCGTCATCGACCGTTCGGGCGAGGGGAGGCGCGGTTTTCACGCCTTCAAGGCGGTTGTCGCCATCGCGATGATCGTTGCCGCCACCTGGTTCATCAAGCCCGAGCCCGAGGCTGCAGCGCGCCTCCCGTGGCAGCCCTATTCGGCCGAACAGCTTGCCGGTGCACGGGAGGCGGGCACGCCGGTGGTGATCGACTTCTATGCGGACTGGTGCATTCCCTGCAAGGAGCTGGACGAATTCACCTTCACCGACCCGCGGCTCCAGAAGTATGCAGGGCAGTTTATCTTTCTGAAAGTCGATCTCACCAGCGATGCGAGCGAACAGACGAAGCGGCTCAAGCAGCAGTACGCGATCAAGGGCGTTCCTACCATTGTCTTCCTGAATCCTGCCGGGGCCGAGATGGCGGAGCTGCGGCTCACCGGGTTCGAAGAGGCCGAGCAGTTCGCCGCCCGCCTCGAGAGGGCCCGGGGCGGCGGGTAA
- a CDS encoding MOSC domain-containing protein yields MTGRIVSINISEKKGVRKKPVDEAVIAENYGIDGDAHGSSEWHRQVSLLALESIRKMQDLGLEVKPGDFAENITTEGLDLLALPVGTRVRLGSDVIGEVSQIGKECHSRCAIYYQAGDCVMPKEGIFIRVLKGGTIKTGDRIEISLRK; encoded by the coding sequence ATGACGGGAAGAATAGTATCCATCAATATCAGCGAAAAAAAAGGCGTGCGGAAGAAGCCGGTCGATGAGGCGGTGATAGCAGAGAATTACGGCATCGACGGCGATGCCCATGGGTCGTCGGAGTGGCACCGGCAGGTGAGCCTGCTCGCGCTCGAGAGCATCAGGAAGATGCAGGACCTGGGGCTCGAGGTCAAGCCGGGAGACTTTGCGGAGAATATCACCACCGAGGGGCTCGACCTCCTCGCCCTGCCGGTCGGGACGAGAGTGCGCCTCGGCAGCGACGTTATCGGCGAGGTGAGCCAGATCGGCAAGGAGTGCCATTCCCGGTGCGCCATCTACTACCAGGCGGGCGATTGCGTCATGCCCAAAGAGGGGATATTCATCAGGGTCCTCAAGGGCGGCACGATCAAGACCGGCGACAGGATAGAGATTTCCCTCAGAAAATAG
- a CDS encoding peptidylprolyl isomerase, translating to MKKVLIVAFALLIAVSCSKGSGSKGSYVAKVGGTTITTEDVKAEMASLPPMAQQFFMGPGGAERFVEELTKKELLYLEAKKRGLDKDKEFQRKVEEFKKITLINQLLEKEIEASANITEKDIKEFYDSHKEDFILSSQVTIGQILVKTEDDAKKVYDRIQKGEDFGKVAAEMSADKASAKDGGKLGTFKKGDLSPELEDAVFRLKRGEVSMPIRLKDGIHILKVLDLKGSTVEFEKVKGLISQRLVAERQKNSFDTFIENLKKTYKVDINKEAAQKLSLAPTAPAAPGGHPPVQTPEAPKK from the coding sequence ATGAAGAAAGTACTCATCGTGGCGTTCGCCCTTTTGATTGCCGTTTCCTGCTCGAAGGGAAGCGGGTCCAAGGGCAGCTATGTGGCGAAGGTAGGGGGAACCACCATAACGACCGAGGATGTGAAGGCTGAGATGGCGTCGCTTCCTCCCATGGCCCAGCAGTTCTTCATGGGTCCCGGAGGAGCCGAGCGGTTCGTCGAGGAGCTGACGAAGAAAGAGCTGCTCTACCTCGAGGCGAAGAAGCGCGGGCTCGATAAAGATAAGGAGTTCCAGCGCAAGGTCGAGGAGTTCAAGAAGATAACCCTCATCAACCAGCTCCTCGAAAAAGAGATCGAGGCGTCGGCCAATATAACCGAAAAGGATATCAAAGAGTTTTACGACAGCCATAAGGAAGACTTCATCCTGAGCAGCCAGGTGACCATCGGCCAGATCCTGGTCAAGACCGAAGACGATGCTAAAAAAGTCTATGACCGTATACAGAAAGGCGAGGACTTCGGAAAGGTAGCTGCCGAAATGTCCGCCGACAAGGCGTCGGCCAAGGACGGCGGCAAGCTGGGGACCTTCAAGAAGGGCGACCTCTCCCCCGAGCTCGAAGACGCGGTGTTCAGGCTCAAGAGGGGCGAGGTGAGCATGCCGATACGGCTGAAAGACGGCATCCATATCCTGAAGGTGCTCGATCTGAAAGGGTCGACCGTCGAGTTCGAGAAGGTAAAGGGGTTGATCAGCCAGAGGCTCGTGGCAGAACGCCAGAAGAACAGCTTCGACACGTTCATCGAGAACCTGAAGAAGACGTATAAAGTCGACATAAACAAAGAGGCGGCACAGAAGCTCTCGCTGGCGCCGACAGCCCCCGCTGCCCCAGGCGGCCATCCGCCGGTGCAGACGCCGGAGGCCCCCAAGAAATAG
- a CDS encoding DUF3024 domain-containing protein, which translates to MALPALVRVIAEKKVSRFCERRVPKQARHHVRLLYLFRGSTVTIVERRAPWHAGMKEWPSMPIAQIRYNEKTGRWRLYYADAAMGWQECSDIEATRDIDVLLREIDEDSTGIFWG; encoded by the coding sequence GTGGCGCTTCCAGCCCTGGTCAGGGTCATCGCGGAAAAGAAGGTGAGCCGGTTTTGCGAGCGGCGCGTGCCGAAGCAGGCGCGCCACCATGTCCGGCTCCTCTATCTGTTCCGGGGCAGTACGGTTACCATTGTCGAACGCAGGGCGCCCTGGCACGCGGGCATGAAGGAGTGGCCTTCGATGCCTATCGCCCAGATACGGTATAATGAGAAGACCGGAAGGTGGCGCCTCTATTATGCCGATGCGGCGATGGGCTGGCAGGAGTGCAGTGACATCGAGGCGACCAGGGACATCGATGTCCTCCTCCGGGAGATCGATGAAGACAGCACCGGTATCTTCTGGGGGTAG
- a CDS encoding tail fiber domain-containing protein, translating into MKKLVLAVLTGLLLMGMSAFAADGDLIVNGKVGVGTTSPVDRLDVFGNIRLVGGGYLQQVGGNYLRLNTDSGVPGSHIAFTRGATEIMRIDASGNVGIGTTNPTNPLTVDGTNYGGNDSIIVARSRSNYDMFSVLPWSGGTYIGSGAYYKDGVWIHSGTDATNALFYIGGTGGRWLASNNGVASWNVTGGSSILLWTASGVLQGASSRAGKENFEPLNFNDILHKINKLDITRWNYKTEGSEVKHIGPMAEDFREVFGVGESDKNIALIDEAGIALAGVKGLIERVKVQEDIITSQKDEISGLKKELSDIKSVLQKMAIQITINSNNAIVSQAQH; encoded by the coding sequence ATGAAGAAACTGGTGCTGGCGGTGCTAACGGGTCTATTGCTGATGGGAATGTCCGCATTTGCGGCAGATGGGGATTTGATTGTGAATGGGAAAGTGGGGGTGGGGACGACGAGTCCGGTAGATCGGTTGGATGTTTTCGGTAATATACGATTAGTGGGAGGAGGGTATTTGCAGCAGGTAGGCGGAAATTACTTGAGGTTAAATACGGATAGTGGAGTGCCGGGATCACATATTGCTTTCACAAGGGGAGCAACAGAGATAATGAGAATAGACGCTAGTGGGAATGTTGGAATCGGAACGACAAATCCAACTAACCCGCTTACAGTTGACGGTACTAACTATGGGGGCAATGATAGTATAATTGTTGCTCGTTCACGCTCAAATTATGATATGTTTTCTGTTCTTCCATGGTCTGGGGGTACCTATATTGGTTCAGGTGCGTATTATAAAGATGGGGTATGGATACATAGCGGCACTGATGCTACCAATGCCCTCTTTTACATTGGTGGAACTGGAGGACGCTGGCTTGCTTCGAATAATGGCGTAGCTTCCTGGAATGTAACGGGAGGCAGCTCAATTTTACTGTGGACGGCTTCAGGTGTTCTTCAAGGCGCCTCCTCTCGAGCGGGCAAAGAGAATTTTGAGCCTCTTAACTTCAACGATATTCTTCATAAAATAAACAAACTCGACATCACACGCTGGAACTATAAAACCGAAGGTAGTGAGGTGAAACACATTGGCCCAATGGCTGAAGATTTTAGGGAAGTCTTTGGGGTAGGCGAGAGCGACAAGAATATTGCCCTGATCGATGAGGCTGGTATAGCTCTGGCGGGAGTAAAAGGGTTAATAGAAAGGGTTAAGGTGCAAGAGGATATTATCACTAGTCAAAAGGATGAAATCAGCGGCTTGAAAAAGGAGCTGAGCGATATCAAGAGCGTGCTTCAGAAGATGGCAATTCAGATAACTATAAACAGCAATAATGCCATTGTATCTCAGGCTCAGCATTAA